The following are encoded in a window of Sphaerisporangium siamense genomic DNA:
- a CDS encoding carbohydrate ABC transporter permease: MVSTGRLGRAAAIGGAILATLVFLFPVLYMVSISFKVPRDIFTVPPRWFSELTLDNYTSYFNQARILPRMLNTVIVAAGSAIISMVAGAMAGYALSRMRMRGAGVVAGLILASRAVPPIALVVPMFLVARRLGLTDQYITVILAYVTFLVPYVVWLMRAFFRSLPPELEEAAMIDGCNRFGAFFRIIVPCSLPGLVSTLIYCIILAWEELLFALILTNDKAVTIPVAIAGIAADTEHGGLWGPLAAVGVLTVLPVVIFALAVQKYLVKGLADGATKG; this comes from the coding sequence ATGGTGAGCACCGGCCGCCTTGGCCGCGCCGCGGCGATCGGCGGCGCGATCCTGGCCACTCTCGTCTTCCTCTTCCCCGTGCTCTACATGGTGAGCATCTCGTTCAAGGTGCCGCGCGACATCTTCACGGTGCCGCCGCGCTGGTTCAGCGAACTCACCCTGGACAACTACACCAGCTACTTCAACCAGGCGCGGATCCTGCCGCGCATGCTGAACACCGTGATCGTGGCGGCCGGCTCGGCGATCATCTCGATGGTCGCGGGCGCGATGGCCGGGTACGCGCTGTCCCGGATGCGGATGCGCGGCGCGGGCGTCGTCGCCGGGCTCATCCTGGCCTCCCGGGCGGTGCCGCCGATCGCGCTGGTCGTCCCCATGTTCCTGGTGGCGCGCAGGCTCGGCCTGACCGACCAGTACATCACCGTGATCCTCGCCTACGTGACGTTCCTGGTGCCGTACGTGGTGTGGCTGATGCGCGCGTTCTTCCGGAGCCTGCCGCCCGAGCTGGAGGAGGCGGCCATGATCGACGGCTGCAACCGGTTCGGCGCGTTCTTCCGGATCATCGTGCCGTGCAGCCTTCCCGGCCTGGTCTCCACGTTGATCTACTGCATCATCCTGGCCTGGGAGGAGCTGCTGTTCGCGCTGATCCTCACCAACGACAAGGCCGTCACGATCCCGGTGGCCATCGCCGGCATCGCGGCCGACACCGAGCACGGCGGCCTGTGGGGCCCGCTGGCGGCGGTCGGCGTGCTGACCGTGCTGCCGGTGGTGATCTTCGCGCTCGCCGTACAGAAATACCTCGTCAAGGGCCTCGCGGACGGAGCGACCAAGGGATGA
- a CDS encoding mandelate racemase/muconate lactonizing enzyme family protein: protein MRIRDVRARLIELPYPRPFVPSWAPEGAHRSMSAVIVEVETDEGVVGVAGGDMGHSTGPLLLETIRGWIRPRLVGMDLFATGHIANHLRYVAEYVFPRPWVVGVAVWDAVGKACGRPLYQLWGGHSRKVRAYASFGEVRSPDQRVEDALRVVSEGFTGLKLRVHADTVAEDVAQVAAVREAVGPDVAIMVDANQAAARWRYRPDGTRVLWDFDRALTTAKEFAALGVAWLEEPLPRHDYRALRELTAASPVPIAGGEHNRGIGQLVRMLEDDCFSIYQPDANESEDIAALRDFGAMAAARHRRVIPHAWATGLGVAGNLQLCAALPNCDWLEYPYDPPVIVPEAFHVMLAEPLLPDSTGLVAVPDLPGLGVELDRAAIEPLTVQQV from the coding sequence ATGAGAATCCGAGATGTCCGGGCACGCCTCATCGAGCTGCCCTACCCCCGCCCGTTCGTCCCCTCCTGGGCTCCGGAGGGCGCCCACCGCAGCATGTCCGCTGTGATCGTCGAGGTCGAGACCGACGAGGGCGTGGTCGGCGTGGCGGGCGGCGACATGGGGCACTCCACCGGGCCGCTGCTGCTGGAGACCATCCGCGGGTGGATCAGGCCGAGGCTGGTGGGGATGGACCTGTTCGCCACCGGGCACATCGCCAACCACCTGCGTTACGTCGCCGAGTACGTCTTCCCCCGCCCCTGGGTGGTCGGCGTCGCGGTGTGGGACGCGGTCGGCAAGGCGTGCGGGCGTCCGCTGTACCAGTTGTGGGGCGGGCACTCGCGCAAGGTCCGCGCCTACGCCAGCTTCGGCGAGGTCCGCTCCCCTGACCAGCGGGTCGAGGACGCGCTGCGCGTGGTCTCCGAGGGGTTCACCGGCCTGAAACTGCGCGTGCACGCCGACACGGTCGCCGAGGACGTCGCCCAGGTCGCGGCGGTCCGCGAGGCCGTCGGCCCGGACGTCGCCATCATGGTGGACGCCAACCAGGCCGCGGCGCGCTGGCGCTACCGCCCCGACGGCACCCGCGTGCTGTGGGACTTCGACCGGGCGCTGACCACCGCCAAGGAGTTCGCCGCCCTCGGCGTCGCCTGGCTGGAGGAGCCGCTCCCCCGCCACGACTACCGCGCGCTGCGCGAGCTGACCGCGGCCTCGCCGGTCCCGATCGCGGGGGGCGAGCACAACCGGGGCATCGGCCAGCTCGTGCGGATGCTGGAGGACGACTGCTTCAGCATCTACCAGCCGGACGCCAACGAGAGCGAGGACATCGCGGCGCTGCGCGACTTCGGCGCCATGGCCGCGGCCAGGCACCGCAGGGTGATCCCGCACGCCTGGGCCACCGGGCTCGGTGTGGCGGGCAACCTGCAGCTGTGCGCCGCGCTGCCCAACTGCGACTGGCTGGAGTACCCCTACGACCCGCCGGTGATCGTCCCCGAGGCGTTCCACGTCATGCTGGCCGAACCCCTTCTCCCCGATTCCACCGGGCTTGTCGCTGTTCCCGATCTCCCCGGTCTGGGTGTAGAGCTGGACCGCGCGGCGATCGAGCCGCTGACCGTCCAACAGGTCTGA
- a CDS encoding GntR family transcriptional regulator, with protein MTETFPAQGSAQQFRTKAELAAEHIKQMIMSGQAPPGTKIVTRVVAQAVGISDTPVREAIKQLVSEEWLVERPHIGAVVADFTVQNVRELYGIRAALTSLALQLHQAPLSGPRLAAVDEVLAGSTVAIAAGDVAAFAALNRRFHSLLCDTEQSRLVHRMLVGLWSKTETAQRGFRLVPWRLPQSHAEHVAIRDALAEGDIARASELQHAHEMAAMNALIQAMDGEA; from the coding sequence ATGACAGAAACGTTCCCCGCGCAGGGCAGCGCCCAGCAGTTCCGCACCAAGGCGGAGCTGGCGGCGGAGCACATCAAGCAAATGATCATGTCGGGCCAGGCGCCTCCCGGGACGAAGATCGTCACCAGGGTGGTCGCCCAGGCCGTCGGCATCAGCGACACCCCGGTGCGGGAGGCCATCAAGCAACTGGTCTCCGAGGAGTGGCTGGTCGAGCGCCCGCACATCGGCGCGGTCGTCGCCGACTTCACCGTGCAGAACGTGCGCGAGCTGTACGGCATACGGGCCGCGCTGACGTCCCTGGCCCTGCAACTGCACCAGGCCCCGCTCAGCGGGCCCCGGTTGGCGGCGGTGGACGAGGTGCTGGCCGGCTCCACCGTGGCCATCGCCGCGGGCGACGTCGCCGCGTTCGCCGCGCTCAACCGGCGCTTCCACTCGTTGTTATGCGACACCGAGCAGTCCCGGCTCGTGCACCGGATGCTCGTGGGCCTGTGGTCGAAGACCGAGACGGCGCAGCGCGGTTTCCGGCTCGTGCCCTGGCGGCTGCCGCAGTCCCACGCCGAGCACGTGGCGATCAGGGACGCGCTGGCGGAGGGGGACATCGCGCGCGCGAGCGAGCTGCAGCACGCGCACGAGATGGCGGCGATGAACGCGTTGATCCAAGCGATGGACGGTGAAGCATGA
- a CDS encoding NAD-dependent succinate-semialdehyde dehydrogenase yields the protein MRTGRALVGGRWRETAERFAVTDPATGETIAEVAECGAELTVEAVDAASAALPGWRAMPAHERAAIMRQAAALLAARAREIGAVMTAEQGKPLAEAAGEVVAGADHLLWAAEETRRVYGETIPSTGADTRMWLLPEPVGVVAGITPWNFPVSMITRKLGPALAAGCTVVLKPSELTPMSAIAVAECLTEAGFPPGVFNLVTTTRPEEFAGVVMADSRVRKVSFTGSTAVGRELIRRSADDVKRLSVELGGHAPVLVFPDADVAAAAAGVARSKFMNAGQACTSPNRVYVHESVAAEFVDELVKLAEAVTVGAGAEPGVTMGPLIDDRAVAKVGRHVEDALAHGARLATTRREGPGRFVPPMVLTGVTDAMLVCREETFGPVAPVLTFGAGPKDAENAGGVQDGDVAGVLARANATPYGLAAYLWTRDLARTVRVCEELQFGIVSVNGAPLAPPQGPFGGIKGSGYGREGGHHGVEDFVEYKYVSVGLGR from the coding sequence ATGAGGACAGGACGGGCCCTCGTCGGAGGGCGCTGGCGGGAGACGGCGGAACGCTTCGCGGTGACCGACCCCGCGACCGGCGAGACGATCGCCGAGGTCGCCGAGTGCGGCGCGGAGCTGACCGTCGAGGCCGTCGACGCCGCGTCGGCGGCCCTGCCCGGCTGGCGGGCCATGCCTGCGCACGAGCGGGCGGCGATCATGCGGCAGGCCGCCGCGCTGCTCGCCGCCCGCGCGCGGGAGATCGGCGCGGTCATGACGGCCGAGCAGGGCAAACCGCTGGCCGAGGCCGCGGGCGAGGTGGTCGCGGGAGCCGACCACCTCCTCTGGGCCGCGGAGGAGACCCGCCGCGTGTACGGCGAGACCATCCCGTCGACCGGCGCCGACACGCGCATGTGGCTGCTGCCCGAGCCGGTCGGCGTCGTGGCGGGCATCACGCCGTGGAACTTCCCGGTCTCGATGATCACCAGGAAGCTGGGGCCGGCGCTGGCCGCGGGCTGCACGGTGGTGCTCAAGCCGTCCGAGCTGACCCCCATGTCGGCGATCGCGGTCGCCGAGTGCCTGACCGAGGCGGGCTTCCCGCCGGGGGTGTTCAACCTGGTCACCACGACCAGGCCCGAGGAGTTCGCCGGAGTGGTCATGGCCGACTCCCGGGTGCGGAAGGTGTCCTTCACCGGGTCGACGGCGGTCGGCAGGGAGCTGATCCGGCGCAGCGCGGACGACGTCAAGCGGCTCAGCGTCGAGCTGGGCGGCCACGCCCCCGTGCTCGTCTTCCCCGACGCCGACGTGGCGGCCGCCGCGGCGGGCGTGGCCAGGAGCAAGTTCATGAACGCCGGCCAGGCGTGCACGTCGCCGAACCGCGTCTACGTGCACGAGTCCGTCGCGGCGGAGTTCGTCGACGAGCTGGTCAAGCTCGCCGAGGCGGTCACCGTGGGCGCCGGCGCCGAGCCCGGCGTCACGATGGGCCCGCTGATCGACGACCGCGCCGTGGCCAAGGTCGGCCGCCATGTCGAGGACGCCCTCGCGCACGGGGCCCGCCTGGCGACGACCCGGCGGGAGGGGCCGGGCAGGTTCGTCCCGCCCATGGTGCTGACCGGCGTCACCGACGCCATGCTCGTGTGCCGGGAGGAGACCTTCGGCCCCGTCGCGCCGGTCCTGACGTTCGGCGCGGGCCCCAAGGACGCGGAGAACGCCGGCGGCGTGCAGGACGGGGACGTGGCGGGCGTGCTGGCCAGGGCGAACGCCACGCCGTACGGCCTGGCCGCGTACCTGTGGACGCGCGACCTGGCCCGGACGGTGCGGGTCTGCGAGGAGCTGCAGTTCGGCATCGTCTCGGTCAACGGGGCCCCGCTCGCGCCGCCCCAGGGACCGTTCGGCGGGATCAAGGGCAGCGGGTACGGCCGCGAGGGCGGCCACCACGGCGTGGAGGACTTCGTGGAGTACAAGTACGTGAGCGTGGGGCTGGGACGATGA
- a CDS encoding DUF2804 domain-containing protein gives MTEQTNGTGDRAPARRENALTKDAARRVVEREITSRVDLCRPDGRLNPAAVGWSRTPLHRANIRGWGRTMRWEYWCLTSPEHVFAFSASSLDYLASESAWYLDRTTGRDVSSRSLIVPSRGTSFSDRSGEGSVRIGKGPLKIAVDETADGTRLRLRSPEFEADLLVHRIEGRDSLAVVVPWSSRRFQYTVKDLGRPAEGSLTVNGRRIRLSADDTLATLDHGRGRWPGKVLWNWGAASGRSGGREVGVQIGGKWTDGTGSVENGLFLDGRLHKISEELVWRYDTSDWMAPWRITGERVDLEFVPEHVRSADVTRLYLHSREDQAFGRYRGTVVADDGTVVEIDDLFGWAEEVCRRW, from the coding sequence ATGACGGAGCAGACGAACGGCACGGGGGACCGCGCGCCCGCGCGCAGGGAGAACGCGCTGACCAAGGACGCCGCACGCCGGGTCGTGGAGCGCGAGATCACCAGCCGGGTCGACCTGTGCCGTCCCGACGGGCGGCTCAACCCGGCGGCGGTCGGCTGGAGCCGCACTCCCCTGCACCGGGCGAACATCCGCGGCTGGGGACGCACGATGCGCTGGGAATACTGGTGCCTGACCAGCCCCGAGCACGTCTTCGCCTTCAGCGCCTCCAGCCTGGACTACCTGGCCAGCGAGTCCGCCTGGTACCTCGACAGGACCACGGGCAGGGACGTCTCCAGCCGCAGCCTCATCGTGCCGAGCCGGGGCACCTCCTTCTCCGATCGCAGCGGCGAGGGCAGCGTCAGGATCGGCAAGGGCCCGCTCAAGATCGCCGTGGACGAGACGGCCGACGGCACCCGGCTCCGGCTCAGGTCGCCGGAGTTCGAGGCCGACCTGCTGGTCCACCGGATCGAGGGCCGCGACAGCCTGGCGGTGGTCGTGCCCTGGTCGTCGCGGCGCTTCCAGTACACCGTCAAGGACCTCGGGCGGCCGGCGGAGGGCTCGCTGACCGTCAACGGGCGCCGCATCCGCCTGTCGGCCGACGACACCCTCGCCACTCTGGACCACGGCCGCGGGCGCTGGCCCGGCAAGGTCCTGTGGAACTGGGGCGCGGCGTCGGGGCGCTCCGGCGGGCGCGAGGTCGGCGTCCAGATCGGCGGCAAGTGGACCGACGGCACCGGCAGCGTCGAGAACGGCCTGTTCCTCGACGGGCGGCTGCACAAGATCAGTGAAGAGCTGGTGTGGCGCTACGACACCTCCGACTGGATGGCGCCGTGGCGGATCACCGGCGAGCGCGTCGACCTGGAGTTCGTCCCCGAGCACGTCCGCTCGGCCGACGTCACCCGGCTCTACCTGCACAGCAGGGAGGACCAGGCCTTCGGCCGCTACCGGGGCACGGTGGTCGCCGACGACGGCACCGTCGTGGAGATCGACGACCTGTTCGGCTGGGCCGAGGAAGTGTGCAGGCGCTGGTGA